In a genomic window of Helianthus annuus cultivar XRQ/B chromosome 10, HanXRQr2.0-SUNRISE, whole genome shotgun sequence:
- the LOC110882814 gene encoding uncharacterized protein LOC110882814, whose amino-acid sequence MTDTGNIDDAEVARQEALDNKVMEAAMMTSKFEELKEMTEVSRSKGKERRCTYKDFMSCNPATYDGKIDPIACQRWISNVEAVFIRSRYDKVDQVMFATGQLTFQAKDWWDAYSKEVGEDKLQDMTWQEFKEPFMRYHCPQSTIDKIQEDFLRLRQKNEMINEITNTFLDKMKFCGYFVKTERMKINRYYGILKAEFRELMTPYKCETLDELIDWARDRELEIKRQEERGEKRSMEKGANSSPSKKAKFQDHGKKDKSKGGITPCKTCGKLHTGECLLGKKGCYNCGDEGHPYYKCPNNPKTCYNCFQKGHVKAECPKLQQEAKKEGKKEESSKAKGWMFQITSEEAKAHPNVVSSIILLNSLPMYVLFDTGATMSFISSEVIQHPSFKTERMPIPLEVEIADGKNYLLHEVCRNCKLIIEDEEFNIDLVPMILGEFKVIMGIDWMARNHVEINCENKTISIQSPSGKRLKIQGERNIEAKLCTIAQAVKYFVNGSRAYLTYVVDNLQSLPKFENVKIVNEFPDVFPEELPGLPPEREIEFRIELNPGAKQAAKAPYRLAPTEMRELMTQIQDLLDKGFICPNKSVIVFIDDILVYSRSKAEHARHLREVLETLRKEKLYAKFSKCAFWLKEVQFLGHVINSEGVLVDPSKIEAIMK is encoded by the exons ATGACGGACACAGGGAATATAGATGATGCCGAAGTAGCACGACAAGAAGCATTAGATAATAAGGTTATGGAAGCGGCAATGATGACTAGTAAGTTTGAGGAGTTAAAGGAGATGACTGAAGTGTCTAGAAGTAAAGGCAAGGAACGAAGGTGCACGTACAAGGATTTCATGTCATGCAACCCTGCAACATATGATGGCAAAATCGATCCGATAGCATGCCAAAGATGGATTTCAAACGTAGAGGCGGTGTTTATACGAAGTAGGTATGATAAGGTAGATCAAGTGATGTTCGCTACTGGTCAACTCACCTTTCAAGCAAAGGATTGGTGGGATGCGTATAGTAAGGAAGTTGGTGAGGACAAGCTTCAAGACATGACTTGGCAGGAATTCAAGGAGCCTTTCATGAGGTATCACTGTCCTCAGTCAACTATTGATAAGATTCAGGAGGATTTCTTACGCCTCCGACAGAAAAACGAGATGATTAACGAAATAACAAACACCTTCTTGGATAAAATGAAGTTCTGCGGATATTTTGTGAAGACGGAAAGAATGAAGATCAATCGCTATTATGGTATACTAAAGGCAGAATTTAGGGAGTTAATGACTCCCTATAAATGTGAAACCCTTGATGAGCTTATTGACTGGGCTCGGGATAGAGAACTAGAGATTAAAAGACAAGAGGAACGTGGTGAAAAGAGATCAATGGAAAAAGGGGCCAATTCAAGTCCGTCTAAGAAGGCGAAGTTTCAAGACCATGGAAAGAAGGATAAGTCGAAGGGTGGCATTACTCCTTGCAAGACATGTGGGAAACTTCATACTGGGGAATGCCTTTTAGGCAagaaggggtgctataattgtggtgatGAAGGACATCCGTACTACAAATGCCCTAACAACCCAAAGACCTGTTACAACTGTTTTCAGAAAGGGCATGTTAAAGCGGAGTGTCCTAAACTACAACAGGAAGCGAAAAAGGAAGGAAAGAAGGAGGAGAGCTCCAAAGCGAAAGGGTGGATGTTCCAAATAACATCCGAAGAAGCCAAAGCTCACCCGAATGTCGTTTCAAGTATCATTTTGCTAAATTCCTTGCCGATGTATGTTTTATTTGATACCGGAGCCACTATGTCGTTCATTTCGAGTGAAGTAATACAACACCCTTCATTTAAGACTGAAAGAATGCCGATACCTTTAGAGGTAGAAATAGCCGATGGCAAGAATTATTTGTTGCACGAAGTTTGTAGGAACTGTAAGTTGATCATAGAAGATGAGGAATTTAACATTGACCTTGTACCAATGATTTTGGGGGAATTTAAAGTGATAATGGGTATCGATTGGATGGCCCGAAACCATGTAGAAATTAATTGTGAAAATAAAACTATATCTATCCAATCTCCAAGTGGGAAACGACTAAAAATTCAAGGAGAAAGAAATATAGAAGCGAAACTTTGTACCATTGCCCAAGCAGTCAAGTATTTTGTTAACGGAAGTAGAGCCTACTTAACTTACGTAGTGGATAACCTACAAAGTCTCCCgaagtttgaaaatgtcaaaataGTGAATGAATTTCCGGACGTGTTTCCAGAGGAATTACCGGGACTCCCTCCCGAACGTGAAATAGAGTTTCGAATTGAATTGAATCCGGGTGCAAAACAGGCAGCTAAGGCTCCGTACAGGCTGGCCCCCACCGAGATGCGGGAGTTAATGACGCAGATACAAGATCTTCTCGACAAGGGCTTCATATGCCCAA ATAAATCTGTGATcgtgttcatagatgatattctagtcTATTCGCGAAGCAAGGCTGAACATGCGAGACACTTACGGGAAGTACTTGAAACTCTCCGTAAAGAGAAACtctatgcaaaattctcaaagtgcgccTTTTGGCTCAAAGAGGTGCAATTTCTCGGTCATGTTATAAACTCGGAAGGTGTTTTGGTTGATCCGTCAAAGATAGAGGCCATAATGAAATAG